Proteins co-encoded in one bacterium genomic window:
- a CDS encoding thymidine kinase yields MNRATGGIEIICGSMFSGKTEELIRRVRRAQIARQRVAVFKHALDDRYGAGAITSHNGVCIEAIPVTHSAEILPLVEPGTEVVAVDEVQFLDSGIGEVAETLAGRGIRVLLTGLDTDFRGVPFGPIPHLLAVAEEVTKLQAICMTCGAPASRTQRLVESRAAHYNDPVILVGAREAYEARCRRCHQVPGRPGEPVVPVL; encoded by the coding sequence ATGAATCGCGCGACCGGTGGCATCGAGATTATCTGCGGGAGCATGTTTAGCGGCAAGACAGAGGAGTTGATCCGTCGCGTGCGCCGCGCACAGATCGCCCGGCAGCGAGTGGCGGTCTTCAAGCACGCACTGGACGACCGCTACGGCGCGGGTGCGATCACCTCGCACAACGGTGTATGCATCGAGGCGATACCCGTGACCCACAGCGCTGAGATCCTGCCTCTGGTGGAGCCGGGCACCGAGGTCGTGGCCGTGGACGAGGTGCAGTTCCTCGACAGCGGGATCGGGGAGGTGGCCGAGACGCTCGCCGGCAGAGGGATCCGCGTTCTCCTGACCGGGCTCGACACCGACTTTCGGGGCGTGCCTTTCGGACCGATCCCCCACCTGCTGGCGGTAGCCGAGGAAGTCACCAAGCTGCAGGCGATCTGCATGACGTGCGGGGCACCGGCGAGCCGTACCCAGCGGCTGGTGGAAAGCCGCGCGGCGCACTACAACGATCCGGTAATCCTGGTAGGCGCGCGCGAGGCCTACGAGGCGCGCTGCCGCAGATGCCACCAGGTTCCAGGCCGCCCAGGTGAACCGGTCGTGCCGGTGTTATAA
- the rpmE gene encoding 50S ribosomal protein L31: MKQGIHPDYQEARVTCACGETFVAGSTKKAIRVEICSKCHPFYTGQRRFVDAEGRVQKFVRKYGLKVQ; the protein is encoded by the coding sequence ATGAAGCAGGGTATCCACCCAGACTACCAGGAAGCGCGCGTTACCTGCGCCTGCGGCGAGACGTTCGTGGCAGGATCCACCAAGAAGGCGATCCGCGTCGAGATCTGCTCGAAGTGCCATCCTTTCTACACCGGCCAGCGCAGGTTCGTTGACGCCGAGGGCAGGGTCCAGAAGTTCGTCCGCAAGTACGGCCTGAAGGTCCAGTAG
- a CDS encoding M23 family metallopeptidase, whose product MRTPATAIVLLGIFVAVTPAFGVTDTHRPPVQAVVVPASAEEGLRQIVALRPSAHAARQMAAAQAAQKTAQAAVKASRPDPTPRVHTVQSGDTLWTIAQRHGVTVEALAATNRLVLTAILPLGRSLEIPSGAASVTASLPAARTVARPERSAVHVVRSGETLWEIAGRYGTRVEDLMAMNDLGDSDWIKPGQRIVVSAGALPRHRQVGLRSRTRPYPSGSVMADASLLRSGGALIWPTRGTLTSRFGLRYRRHHEGIDLAAPRGTPIYAARDGVVEYSGWKGGYGRVVFVRHGGGVVTVYGHASSLLVQPGRPVKKGQLIARVGCTGRCTGSHLHFEVRVNGRAVNPLSYLR is encoded by the coding sequence TTGCGCACACCCGCCACAGCCATCGTGCTCCTCGGGATCTTCGTGGCGGTTACTCCCGCGTTCGGGGTTACGGACACCCATCGCCCCCCTGTCCAGGCCGTCGTGGTTCCGGCTTCCGCCGAAGAAGGCCTCCGGCAGATCGTGGCCCTGCGGCCATCGGCGCATGCCGCCCGGCAGATGGCCGCGGCGCAGGCAGCACAGAAGACGGCACAGGCGGCCGTGAAGGCATCCAGGCCTGACCCGACGCCCCGCGTTCACACGGTACAATCCGGGGACACCCTCTGGACGATCGCGCAGCGGCACGGCGTGACGGTTGAGGCTCTGGCCGCGACCAACCGGCTGGTCCTGACCGCGATCCTGCCGCTAGGCAGGTCCCTGGAAATCCCGTCGGGGGCCGCGTCGGTTACTGCCTCCCTGCCCGCGGCCCGTACCGTCGCGCGTCCCGAAAGGTCCGCGGTGCACGTGGTGCGGAGCGGTGAGACTCTGTGGGAGATCGCCGGCCGCTATGGGACGCGGGTCGAGGACCTGATGGCGATGAACGATCTGGGCGACTCCGACTGGATCAAGCCGGGCCAGCGGATCGTTGTTTCGGCAGGGGCGCTTCCGCGGCACCGGCAGGTCGGGCTGCGGTCGCGGACCCGGCCGTATCCGTCGGGGTCGGTGATGGCAGACGCCTCGCTGCTGCGCTCAGGCGGGGCCCTCATCTGGCCGACACGCGGCACCTTGACCTCGCGGTTCGGCTTGCGGTACCGCCGCCACCATGAGGGCATTGACCTGGCCGCGCCGCGGGGCACACCGATCTATGCGGCGCGCGATGGCGTCGTGGAGTACTCCGGGTGGAAGGGCGGCTACGGCCGGGTGGTGTTCGTCCGCCACGGCGGCGGCGTCGTGACCGTGTACGGCCACGCGTCGAGCCTTCTTGTCCAACCCGGGCGGCCCGTCAAGAAGGGCCAGTTGATCGCCCGTGTCGGTTGCACCGGCCGTTGCACCGGGTCGCACCTGCACTTCGAGGTTCGCGTCAACGGTCGCGCCGTCAATCCCCTGAGCTACCTTCGCTGA